The following are encoded together in the Xanthobacter autotrophicus Py2 genome:
- a CDS encoding HupE/UreJ protein (PFAM: HupE/UreJ protein~KEGG: bbt:BBta_1290 hypothetical protein), with the protein MKRLRPNATALVAFLFAAIPLAPAFAHTGTGVSLGLLSGFMHPLSGADHLVAMVAVGLWGAQLGNPAIWVLPVTFPLVMAVGGLLGVLGVPLPAVEPVIAVSGIALGLMVALSARPPLWVAAVMVGVFAIFHGYAHGRELPEAADAVAYAVGFVGATGLLHLSGILIGVLVGWEAGARVVRACGAAIGCVGVYFLLAAVGVIE; encoded by the coding sequence CTGGTGGCGTTCCTGTTCGCCGCCATCCCGCTGGCGCCCGCTTTCGCCCACACCGGGACCGGCGTCTCGCTCGGCCTTCTGAGCGGCTTCATGCACCCCCTCTCCGGCGCCGACCATCTGGTGGCCATGGTAGCGGTGGGCCTGTGGGGCGCGCAGCTCGGCAATCCCGCCATCTGGGTGCTGCCGGTGACCTTCCCATTGGTGATGGCCGTGGGCGGCCTGCTCGGGGTGCTCGGCGTCCCGCTGCCAGCGGTGGAGCCGGTGATCGCTGTGTCGGGGATCGCCCTGGGCCTGATGGTGGCGCTCAGCGCCCGCCCGCCTTTGTGGGTGGCCGCCGTCATGGTGGGCGTGTTCGCCATCTTCCATGGCTATGCCCATGGCCGCGAGCTGCCCGAGGCGGCGGACGCGGTGGCCTATGCGGTGGGCTTCGTCGGGGCCACCGGCCTGCTCCACCTGTCGGGCATTCTCATCGGCGTGCTGGTGGGCTGGGAAGCCGGCGCCAGGGTGGTGCGCGCCTGTGGCGCCGCCATCGGCTGCGTCGGCGTCTACTTCCTGCTCGCCGCCGTGGGTGTCATCGAATGA
- a CDS encoding hypothetical protein (KEGG: mlo:mll6859 hypothetical protein), which produces MRAGAPAGLGCVPSAGHVEMDGSSAKLDPQCRIAVAEGKGELPHFNSSAISRAEYNPKTRVLSIWFTDGGGPYDYDRVPLFVYEGLCRAGSKRSFFKTYILDQYTAR; this is translated from the coding sequence GTGAGGGCCGGCGCGCCCGCTGGCCTCGGGTGCGTGCCGTCAGCCGGCCACGTTGAAATGGATGGAAGCTCGGCTAAGCTTGATCCCCAATGCCGAATCGCGGTTGCAGAGGGGAAAGGCGAATTGCCGCATTTCAATTCTTCGGCCATATCGCGGGCCGAATACAACCCGAAGACGCGGGTCCTGTCGATCTGGTTCACCGATGGCGGCGGGCCGTACGATTACGATCGCGTGCCCCTGTTCGTGTATGAGGGCCTGTGCCGGGCCGGGTCGAAGCGCAGCTTTTTCAAGACCTACATCCTGGACCAGTATACCGCCCGCTAA
- a CDS encoding conserved hypothetical protein (KEGG: bra:BRADO6337 hypothetical protein): MKRWLRLLAAAAALALAPTAAHAHLVDTRLGDFYSGALHPLTDLQQVLPWMALAVLAAFQGAQRARWIILVFPLALAVGGVASLYVPLPAFAPFLGLALVAVTGLAVAAAARLPLGVLLAIAVVMGLLHGAQNGAAMVATTDRVLFLSGMTAIGYGVITLATGSAIAFLHGAAWRPIALRAGGSWVAAVGIMVLGLNLVRPVAG; this comes from the coding sequence ATGAAACGCTGGCTTCGCCTTCTCGCCGCGGCAGCAGCGCTCGCCCTCGCGCCCACCGCGGCCCACGCCCATCTGGTGGATACGCGGCTCGGCGATTTCTACAGCGGCGCGCTTCATCCCCTGACGGACCTGCAGCAGGTGCTGCCCTGGATGGCCTTGGCGGTGCTCGCCGCCTTCCAGGGGGCGCAGCGGGCGCGCTGGATCATCCTGGTGTTTCCGCTGGCCCTTGCCGTCGGCGGGGTGGCTTCGCTTTATGTCCCGCTGCCGGCCTTCGCGCCGTTCCTCGGCCTCGCGCTGGTGGCGGTCACGGGCCTTGCCGTGGCGGCGGCGGCGCGCCTGCCGCTGGGCGTGCTGCTCGCCATCGCGGTGGTGATGGGCCTGTTGCACGGCGCGCAGAACGGCGCAGCCATGGTGGCGACCACCGACCGGGTGCTGTTCCTCTCCGGCATGACCGCCATCGGCTATGGGGTGATCACGCTGGCCACCGGGAGCGCCATCGCCTTCCTGCACGGCGCGGCGTGGCGGCCTATCGCGCTCCGGGCTGGCGGCAGCTGGGTGGCGGCGGTGGGCATCATGGTGCTCGGCCTCAATCTGGTGCGCCCCGTCGCGGGGTGA